The proteins below are encoded in one region of Pseudophryne corroboree isolate aPseCor3 chromosome 8, aPseCor3.hap2, whole genome shotgun sequence:
- the SOX3 gene encoding transcription factor SOX-3 has protein sequence MRLAAGELVQSTGTVPYTQTQQPQRSPFPAELDHCNFHLPMYSMLETDIKGPGQQTNAQTGGSGTPGGKSGAATPDQDRVKRPMNAFMVWSRGQRRKMAQENPKMHNSEISKRLGADWKLLSDAEKRPFIDEAKRLRAVHMKEYPDYKYRPRRKTKTLLKKDKYSLPGNLLAPGVSPVSSSVGVGQRIDTYAHMNGWTNGAYSLMQDQLGYSQHPGMNSPQIQQMHRYDMTGLQYSPMMSSAQTYMNAASTYSMSPAYSQQTSTVMSLGSMGSVVKSEPSSPPPAITSHTQRACLGDLRDMISMYLPPGGDGSDPSALQNSRLHSVHQHYQSAGTGVNGTVPLTHI, from the coding sequence ATGCGTCTAGCAGCCGGAGAGTTAGTGCAGAGTACAGGCACCGTCCCGTACACACAGACACAGCAGCCTCAGCGCTCTCCTTTCCCCGCTGAGCTGGATCACTGCAACTTCCACCTGCCAATGTATAGCATGCTGGAGACCGATATCAAGGGCCCCGGGCAGCAAACCAATGCGCAGACCGGGGGTTCCGGTACCCCAGGGGGCAAGAGCGGCGCTGCCACCCCTGACCAGGACCGGGTGAAGCGACCGATGAACGCCTTCATGGTGTGGTCCAGGGGGCAGAGGCGGAAGATGGCCCAGGAGAATCCCAAGATGCACAACTCTGAGATCAGCAAGCGGCTGGGTGCGGACTGGAAGCTGCTGAGCGATGCGGAGAAGCGGCCCTTCATAGACGAGGCCAAGAGGCTGCGGGCAGTGCACATGAAGGAGTACCCGGACTACAAGTACAGGCCAAGGAGAAAGACCAAGACCCTGCTAAAGAAGGACAAGTACTCCCTGCCGGGTAACCTTCTGGCCCCAGGTGTCAGCCCAGTATCCAGCTCAGTGGGAGTGGGACAGAGAATAGACACCTATGCCCATATGAATGGATGGACTAATGGGGCTTATTCCCTGATGCAGGACCAGCTGGGCTACAGTCAGCACCCGGGGATGAATAGCCCCCAgatccagcagatgcacaggtatgACATGACCGGCCTTCAGTACAGCCCCATGATGTCCTCAGCCCAGACCTACATGAATGCAGCCTCCACCTACAGCATGTCCCCAGCATACAGCCAGCAGACCTCCACCGTCATGAGCCTGGGCTCCATGGGCTCAGTGGTGAAATCAGAGCCCAGTTCTCCCCCTCCTGCAATCACCTCTCACACTCAGAGAGCCTGCTTAGGAGACCTGAGAGATATGATCAGCATGTACCTGCCTCCAGGTGGGGATGGGAGTGACCCCTCTGCCCTGCAGAACAGCAGACTGCACAGTGTTCACCAGCATTACCAAAGTGCAGGGACTGGGGTGAATGGCACTGTACCACTAACGCACATTTAA